From one Odontesthes bonariensis isolate fOdoBon6 chromosome 14, fOdoBon6.hap1, whole genome shotgun sequence genomic stretch:
- the acss2l gene encoding acyl-CoA synthetase short chain family member 2 like, protein MVVPESQDKMYDPPVDLQRDAHVPDFNSYLEMYRKSLETPEAFWKEIADKFFWKKPATGPMLQYNFDVTKGNIYIKCMEGAKTNMCYNVLDRHVKEGNLGEKVAYYWEGNSPDHHTTITYGQLLSQVCRCANVLKQMGVKKGDRVSIYLPMIPELVYTMLACARIGAVHSIVFAGFSSESLCERIIDAQSSVLVTADGVYRGEKLINLKQISDEALEKSKEKASSSVTKCLVVRHHALRTKSGTSCNKLQTPWDSERDVWWDEAMRESPEECEPEWLDAEDPLFILYTSGSTGKPKGVVHTVAGYLLYTSLTFRCVFDHHHDDVYWCTADIGWITGHSYITYGPLANGATSVLFEGIPVHPHVGRLWEIIEKYKVTKFYTAPTAIRLLMKYGHEPLQKYDLSSLKILGTVGEPINPEAWQWYHEVVGQGRCPVVDTFWQTETGGHVLTPLPAATPLKPGSATFPFFGVEPTILNEHGEEVEGEAEGYLVFKRPWPGIMRTVFKNHERFENTYFKKFPGFYVTGDGCRRDKDGYYWITGRIDDMLNVSGHLMSTAEVEAALMLHPAVSEAAVVSRPHKVKGECLYCFVTLKDRREFNRTLVEELKRLVRERIGPIATPDFIQNAPALPKTRSGKIMRRILRQIARDDQDLGDLSTLADPKVAEVLFSQRSEAAA, encoded by the exons ATGGTTGTTCCTGAATCCCAGGACAAGATGTACGACCCTCCTGTCGACTTGCAGAGAGATGCTCATGTACCTGATTTTAATTCCTATCTGGAAATGTACAGGAAGTCGCTGGAGACTCCAGAAG CTTTCTGGAAGGAGATTGCCGATAAGTTCTTTTGGAAGAAGCCAGCAACAGGGCCGATGCTGCAGTACAACTTTGACGTGACAAAAGGCAACATATACATCAAGTGCATGGAGGGGGCCAAAACCAACATGTGCTACAATGTCTTGGACAGGCACGTCAAGGAGGGGAACCTCGGTGAAAAGGTTGCCTATTACTG GGAGGGAAACTCACCTGACCATCACACAACCATCACCTATGGCCAGCTGCTCAGCCAAGTCTGCCGCTGCGCTAATGTGCTCAAGCAAATGG GGGTGAAAAAGGGAGACAGGGTGTCCATCTACTTACCCATGATCCCAGAGCTGGTCTACACCATGCTGGCCTGTGCCAGAATAGGTGCTGTTCACTCCATCGTG TTTGCAGGTTTCTCCTCCGAGTCTCTGTGTGAAAGGATTATTGATGCCCAAAGCAGCGTTCTGGTGACAGCAG ATGGTGTTTACAGAGGAGAGAAGCTGATCAACCTGAAGCAGATTTCGGACGAGGCTTTGGAGAAGTCCAAGGAAAA AGCATCATCCAGTGTCACTAAATGCCTGGTCGTCAGGCACCATGCACTGAGGACAAAAAGTGGAACTTCATGCAACAAACTGCAG ACGCCCTGGGACTCAGAACGAGATGTGTGGTGGGACGAGGCGATGAGAGAGTCTCCTGAGGAGTGTGAACCTGAGTGGCTGGACGCTGAGGACCCGCTGTTCATCCTCTACACCAGCGGCTCCACCGGCAAACCCAAA GGTGTTGTCCACACGGTCGCCGGCTATCTGCTCTACACGTCTCTGACCTTCAGGTGCGTTTTCGATCATCACCATGACGACGTGTACTGGTGCACGGCAGACATCGGCTGGATCACCGGCCACTCTTACATCACCTACGGGCCCCTTGCAAACGGCGCCACGAGTGTCCTT TTCGAAGGGATCCCCGTCCACCCTCATGTCGGCAGGCTCTGGGAGATCATTGAGAAGTACAAAGTCACCAAGTTTTACACGGCTCCAACAGCCATCCGCCTGCTGATGAAGTACGGGCACGAACCACTGCAGAA GTATGACCTCTCCAGCCTGAAGATTCTGGGTACTGTGGGCGAGCCCATCAATCCCGAGGCGTGGCAGTGGTACCACGAGGTGGTCGGTCAGGGCAGATGTCCTGTGGTCGACACTTTCTGGCAGACGGAGACG GGAGGTCATGTGTTGACTCCTCTGCCTGCTGCCACACCTCTGAAACCAGGCTCTGCT ACCTTTCCCTTCTTCGGGGTGGAGCCGACCATCCTCAACGAACACGGAGAGGAAGTGGAGGGCGAGGCTGAGGGCTATCTG GTATTCAAGAGGCCCTGGCCCGGAATAATGCGCACTGTGTTTAAAAACCACGAGCGCTTCGAGAACACCTACTTTAAGAAATTCCCAGGCTTTTATGTGACCGGTGATG GCTGCAGGCGGGATAAAGACGGCTATTACTGGATCACAGGGAGAATAGACGACATGCTGAATGTGTCAG GCCACCTAATGAGCacagcagaggtggaggcagcGCTGATGCTTCATCCGGCCGTGTCCGAGGCGGCCGTGGTGAGCCGACCTCACAAGGTGAAGGGAGAGTGTCTCTACTGCTTTGTCACTCTCAAAGACAGGAGGGAGTTCAACCGCACACTGGTGGAGGAGCTAAAGAGACTGG TGAGGGAGAGAATTGGACCAATCGCCACGCCAGACTTCATTCAGAATGCCCCAGCGCTGCCCAAGACTCGTTCAG GGAAGATCATGAGGCGAATCCTCCGGCAGATCGCACGTGACGACCAGGACCTGGGAGACCTCTCCACCCTGGCCGACCCCAAGGTGGCGGAGGTGCTGTTCAGCCAGAGGAGTGAAGCCGCAGCTTGA